A stretch of DNA from Pangasianodon hypophthalmus isolate fPanHyp1 chromosome 2, fPanHyp1.pri, whole genome shotgun sequence:
CACAAGCGAACTTTAGTATTTGGGAAAAGGAGCAAACAGTATCGTAATTGGTTTTACAAATCAATAAACGTCCACTAGGTGGTTGCTAAAAATCTATGCTATCTGCTGAATGAATCAAGAATGCTCTGTACATCAGGAATAAGTGCTTCAACTAATATGTATAAAGAGCATGCAAAAGTAAAGTCAGTTGCATCACAGGATTTTTGCTAATGAGGTGACTTTTGAAAGCAGTGCTGTGTGTTATTTAGCCTGTGGTGCAAAGTGTACAGAGCTCTAGATGCGGCTGTCGCTTTGACGCATCAAGGCGGAAGAAATCCACTTAATCTCCTCTTCTTCACTAAACTTTGTGGAGTTTCTTCTTCATTCTTCCACCCACACAAATGGATTCGAGAAGTTAATGTCTTAGGCagtgttctctgtctctctctctcttacacacacattcacacacatatatacacacactctctgtctttctgattTAGATACACAATGTTTCAGGTTGGTGAGCTTCAGGCTTTACATGATAATTGGATTGTATTAAACCCAAAGAAAACGAAGTTGGCAGAGTTCAGGTTGGTGTAACGGCCCTCAGCTAGACCAAAGGAAGGATCAATTAGCAATAACAGGCAACTCGTTCTGATCTAAGGTCTAAGACTATATGGGAAAAATACCTTTTCAAGCTTATTCTGAAACATttccatatgtgcttttttttttgttcattcagccaaaACAGCAGGCCAACTCTTAACCAGAGACGTCAACACTGTTGACTGCTGCTCTGAAACTGTCTTTAAAATCTGTTCACCCATATGGCTCTGCCATCTTCAATCTGTGACAGAACTTGGATAATGTAAACTTTGAACAAACCAGCAACATGAAGAAGCAGCGGTGCATTCGGCTCCGATATGTATTATTTGATCATTAAAAAGTAGGAAAACGAAAAACATCAGGCTCGACAATCTGTTTGTCATACCGCTGTGGATTCACTCCGTACTGATTGGTAAAGTTAACGTTAGGCATAAATTATCATTCCACAAACTGTCAGGAAATCACCCTATACATTGAGAATACTTCAGTCCAAACCCATGCTAAGTGCTAATGCTGTTTTTAACACATCCGCACTTTGCTCACCTTACAAATCTTCagattaatgttaaaaaaaaaataaataaaaatcagtatgGGAACACAGTGCATGAGTCTTAACAAAAGCCATTTCAGTTCATGTAAACATGCATACGAGAATGCTTCAGCAACACCTTTCGTAAGTGCCTAGTGCTCTGCCTGTTCATGGTGTTGATTTGAAGACTGATAAATATCTGACAAACCATACTGAAAATTACTCACAGGCTTTTGTTAGGAACAGGGAATTTATCATTACTTACAATCATTCACCAGATAGACCTTAATATGTGCTTTATACCATTAGATtgtaatactaaaaaaaaaaaaaaaagaaaagaaaaatgataaaatccTACACCTAAAGAGCAGTAAACCTATACCAAAAAGTATaccaaatactgtatatgctataaaaaatattttgtgcaaTCACTAAATTGTTTCATTGTGACTGTTTATGTCTTTTCTATAGACATGAGGGTTCTCTAGAGGATGATCTGGTTCTTGAAGCTCCTGTTTAGATCCTTGTGAGGGAGTACGATCGAGTTTCGAATGATGACTTCTGATGGAATATTTACATTGCACCCTgaggaaaaatagaaaacactACATCAGAGGTTTAAATTAATGTCATATAAATGCAGATTGCTGCCGAAATGCTCGCCTGGCCTGCTTCTGTATCGGTTTTCTTTCTGACCAGCACACAGCTACGTCTGCACTGGCACACCTGGCTGGATGCTGACTGCCTGAAAGCAACAGCTCCATCTACTGGAAACACTTCcattattatacaattattttctAAGTCTTagttttttcttatattttaagATGATCTACATTTTAGAATAATAGAGGAGGTGATAAAGAACTTTTAATTACACCAcattaaaacagcagctctgacagtagtttcagctgcaagtcaaatcacaggtttatgtttatACGCCTGCTCTAATATGGCATTGTTTCTTCAGTAACAACTCATTCGCAGGCACTTGTAGATTAACAGATTAATTATGTGTGTAATGGTTTCAATGTTGATCATTtttctgtgaaatttatttttgcatttttggaaggagtctccagtgtcagagctttataacagtcaacgctaaagctgtaactttacactttctgacacaggaaagtcttcaggatggagtgATAGATATCACAACAAGGTGATTATGAagtaagtgataagaggaactaagtttctcaaaattaaatgtaataaacagataaaaaaaatacaatgttcttacaaagaaatgtaaaaaaatatcagtgttggaacattgttgtggtataagaggaataaaacactacaggtcatgctgttattggaaaataataatgttgattattttcctataacagtatgccctgttgtgttttattcctcttatgaaACATGTAGAATTCTCAACAGAATTTTCCCGCCATAGACCTGTTCGTAGCGATTGTTGTATCAAATGGAAATTATGACGTTTTCattaagaaagagaaagacataaAATATTGAAGGAGGTGGTCCTTATGCATATACTAAATGTTGAACACTCTGTACATAtgaatatgtgtatgtatgtttatgttCAGGAATATAAGCACAAGCTTATACGCGCTTATACATGTACTGAACTGATGTCTCTACCAGTATCTCTCCATAACCTCATGTTTGTCCTTTATAACCCAGTtccaaaaaatgtgttaaaaaagaaaaagcatacaGAATTATACAGTAAcccaaaataaaactataacattaaatgttatattttagaCTGCTTATAGCAGCCCTGATGACATCTTTGAGCAATCTTGGCACTTTCTCATCCACCTTTATGAGGTAGCCACCTGTGCATTACTGCAGCAACAAACCAGCTGTTCCCATCTCATTTTAAGCCAAAAACCTGAAAACCTGCATGCTTATCtgataagaggaagaaaagtgCTGCTTACCCAGTATTGTAATAGATGGAGTCAAGCCTCCATCTCTGAACAGAGTCTCGCTGTCAATTTTAGCGTAGGGGTCATTGGGGTTGGGGTCGCTTGGCGTCCCCTCCACTCTCGCCCACTTTCCGATTGTACTGTCCCAGCCTACGATGCTGTTAAGCACACAGCAGTGATCCTGAAACAAGAGACCAAGACAAATCATTTATGCAGATCCTATTCAGCCTGCATGTTTGTCCCATTTCAGCTTCCACAACACGTCCAGATTGCCTCACTCGTTTCTTTTGGGAACTGTAATAATGCAAAAGCTGTGGAAATGTGCTAGCGAAACAGAACAGCAGGACAACACAAAActaatcaaacaaatcaaattgaGTATGTATACTGTGCAGCTAAGGGATTCTAGGCTTCTGTACCTGCAGTGTAGCGCCATGTAAGACGATCGATTCTCTCACTCGAACTCCTGCGCCGATTATTACACCTTTCCCTATCGAGACGTTAGGACCCAGCTGAAGAGGTATTAAAAACAGTTATACAATAACATAATACTCCTTTGACACTCTTCAATCTGATGCTTGAAGATTGTTGTAATATACTTACAACAGCTGTGGAGTCAATATTAGCTGTCTGATGGATGTATACATTCCCTGTAGGTGGAAAgtattattcatattcagtaaacACAATCTACACAGGTTTATACTGATgtacaatgataataataataataataataataataataataatacctatTATATTAGGGCCTCCTTCTTGGTTTCTGGCCAGTCTTTCTGGATGTGTCTCATTATACTGGTTCAGGTACAAACGACTGGCATATATTGCtgagctgtcaatcaaattAGGCACTGGTCACATGAAGTGATTGAAATGATCCAGTTTGAGATGAAGGAATAGACAGAAGGAGAGTGTAATTATGTGAATACCCTGCTGATTTAATCTGGCTCCAGAAGTGCTGCGTTTTGTAGACGTACAGTTGTTTCCGTGCAGCCAGCATTGTAAAGATGTCCTGCTCCAAGCGGATCAGTTCTCGCAACTGCCTGCCACATGGAGGCTCCTCTCTGTCGAAACGCATCAAATCACTTTAAAGTCTATTTTAGGATCATAATTCACCAACACTGCTAAAagtaatattcaattcaatataatttcaattcaattttctttgtatagtgcttttaacgatggacattgtcacaaagcagctttacagagaaaaatagaaaataaataatactggcACTTCTCATGGAATGATTTAAGGTTCATTAagtcaatttttattttattagaggTGGTAGAAATCACAATTCACCACTATCAAAGCTGTTGTATTTACTATGACTGGTCACTTCAATTTAAAAGAGTTTCAACTAAAtcttaataactcaaaaacaagtagcctataaataatgtcaatctGAATCTAATATGTTCTgctggtggaaagttcagaaatttAAAAGCTTCATTGCTAATAGCCaaaatatcagtgtatcagtctACACCTAAATACTGAGcttaaataagaaaaacaaatctctGTGGAATTcttttcatttgtatatttttatctgtaatgatctcatattacatttttttatgaacCTCAGCTTTAAATGATACTTACAGCAGCCTGTCTTCTTGATTTCTCTTAAACACTGTCCCAATGTGGGCAAAAATCTCGGGGGTGAATAAGTAGATCCCACAGTTGATAATTTCACTTACAAAAGTACTGGGTTTCTCCACAAAATGAAGCACCTGcacaagaagaacaagaagaagaacgATTTGTAACCTCTAACTCAATAATCTGAATTTGTGATTATATCTCTCAGTATTATTTTATACCTCATTTGTTTCCTGATTCTCCACAATGCACCCATAGTTCAAAGACTGTTTCCTGTTAGCCTGGTGAAATGGACAACAAAAAATGTCATGACTCCTACACAGATAACCTCAGCAAAGCCTCACTATTTCTACCTCTGTAATAATTCAATGACTTCTAGAAGTCAAGTTTACCGTAGTGCCTAGAATAATTCCACAGTGAGAGTTTCCACGCTGGTGGTGGAAGTGGAGCATGTCCTGCAGGGGGAACTCAGAGCAAACGTCAGCATTCATAAGGAAGAACGCAGAAGGTCCTCCAGACAGGATCTGGTCTCGGAAATG
This window harbors:
- the gmppab gene encoding mannose-1-phosphate guanyltransferase alpha-B yields the protein MLKAVILIGGPQKGTRFRPLSFEVPKPLFPVAGVPMLQHHIEACAKVPNMKEIILIGFYQPNEELNRFIASAQQEFKFSVRYLQEFAALGTGGGIYHFRDQILSGGPSAFFLMNADVCSEFPLQDMLHFHHQRGNSHCGIILGTTANRKQSLNYGCIVENQETNEVLHFVEKPSTFVSEIINCGIYLFTPEIFAHIGTVFKRNQEDRLLEEPPCGRQLRELIRLEQDIFTMLAARKQLYVYKTQHFWSQIKSAGSAIYASRLYLNQYNETHPERLARNQEGGPNIIGNVYIHQTANIDSTAVLGPNVSIGKGVIIGAGVRVRESIVLHGATLQDHCCVLNSIVGWDSTIGKWARVEGTPSDPNPNDPYAKIDSETLFRDGGLTPSITILGCNVNIPSEVIIRNSIVLPHKDLNRSFKNQIIL